The genomic interval GGTTTATAGATTAGAGCTAAAAACTTTAAGATCTGTAACTCCAAACTGAGATATCTGAATTTCTCAGAATTATATTCTAGTGGTTCAATTAAACATTTACTAGCTATGTAAATATAGTAATCGGCTTTTTGGATACAATTTTCAACATCTGGAGTTGTAAAATCTCCCTTTTTAAAATCTGATATGCCATAATGAGCCTTATCAATACCTTTAATACCTTTAACGATTTCTTGACTTTTTTCTGATGTAAACCCCAATTTCTCAACTTTGTTTTTTATGTACATATCAACCTCAGTTTCATCACGATTTGAGGCGATCAAATAAAAGCCAGCATACCTTTCTCTAAAAAAATTTATTTCCAATGAGTTTTTCAATGAATCAATAACTATCCTAGTAGATTCATGTGTCTTCCTATTAATCTTAATTATATTTTTAATCGCAGAAGCTATAGTAAAAATGTAATTAGCCTCTTGACCATCGCTATTATCTCCTGTATAGTCCACTCTTCCGGTTGCCCTTAAATTGCAAGCAACATCTTGTAAAAAAAGTTGACGAATCACAGGAGAAAAGCTATCAATAAGCTCGAAAAGTTGTTTGGCAAAGACAGCGTATTCTCCGAAAAACAAGGTATTTAGATATTCCGTATGATCAGATAACTCTTTATTTGTTAATCCATCTAAAGAAAAACGACCTCTCAAGGCTCTAAAAAGATTTACGATTTTCTCTAGTATTCTGACATTCTTTTTAAAGTATAAAAAGATATTCTCGACAATCTTATTGGATTCATCATCTTGCCCTAATCTTTTAGATACAATCTTTTCTGAATCACACAATGCTCTAAAACCTGCCAGTACCGCGGCGTTAGTTAACTTACTGAAGTCTTTCTCGATATCATTGTACAGTTTTTCCAAAAAGAACAACAATACGATATCACGATATTTTATGACTGTAAATTTACGCCACTCATTAGAAGAATGAATCAAAATGTTCCTGCATATTTGGAATTTTTGTATTTCATTAACATGAAGATTGTTCGGTATAAAAAAATTATCAGTATAAAATGGATTTTCCTTTGACTTTAAAATTTCACAAATCTCATTTCCTCCACCTCCTGTTCTTCCAGTAAGTCCTAACACCAAAAAACTATTGCGTAGACTGTAAAAATTATTCAAACTCATATTCTTCTGAAATGTAATTAACATAGGCAAACGAGTAGCTAATATTCGTCTAGCTGACTTAATAGCGACATATATGCCGACCCATGCCTAACTGAGGAAATAAAGCGAACCAATTCCGGATGGAAAAAGAAAGATGAGAAAACTTCAAGGACTGATACTTTTTCTATCTTTGCGACGTTTTAACTTTTACACTTATTGAATCGCTTAAATTCTATAGTTTAGGCTCAATATCCGGGTTATTAAGTTGCCGCTTAATAACCCTTCTTATTTTTTGCAGACACTATTGCATTGCACCCTCCTATTGTAACAAATATAATAACTTAAATGTAATATTTTATAGCTAACAAGATACGAGTTACAAACATGAATTTTAATTAAACAATAAAAATTATAGCGAACGCCTATATTTTACAAGTGTTAGCCTATATGCACACTCCTCCTACTTCAGCATCCGCTCTCCCCCCTGCCAGCCCCTGTCCTCCCCCTTAAACACCGGAAAACAGGGGGCTGACAGGGGACGCACAGGGGACACATAGGCCGCGCACCTCGAAGCGGTTACGGCCAAGGATGTAATGAAATATTAAACGTAATCGGGATTTATCAGCAGGGAATTCGGAGACTCGTGTGCCAATAAAGGAATAGATATACAATTTATTCAGCCGAGAGTAACATGCGGGTCCAGATCCTTTGCAGAGGAAAGACCTTTAATAGACTTGGAGAAATAACAAGCTATTGATAACGTAAAAGTTGCCGAACATGGTAGCGACGAGCAACAAGTTTACAGACCTCATTACTAATGCGTTCTTTTGTTTTTTTCAATTCTCTAACAATTTGCATTTTGCTGTAAAGTTTTTCCAAAGGTTGGATATCTTCAGCAAACGTCTCCGCAGTTGTAGCGATTAGCGCTCTAGGGATAATAAAACCCATGTCATCCTGAATATCTAAATTCTTTGGATCGACATCCCAAAGTGTTTGGGAAAGATTTGCGATATATCCTTTATTGCGCTCATTTATACAAATTTACAGCATATTGGAAACAAAAGGAAAATAAATCTGGACAAGCGACATGGGCATACAAAAATTCTCAAAAGTTCTCAATAGTGTTGAGAATAATCAGTTAGTCCAATAATTTAGCTATTTTTTTCGTTTGATTAAGACCGGACTTCACTTAACTTTTCCATTAATTTTATTTTCTCATTACTTCCGTTTGTTGCAAAACGTAGAAGAGGTAAATTGTATTTTTCTAATACACGATCCTTTATCCTGTCTCTTTCAGCCTGCTGGGTGCCAGGTCTATGATATTCAAAACCATCAACCTCTATTGCAAGGACAGGACTTTTACCGAGTTTGTTGTAGATCAAAAAATCTAAATGGGTTAATGGGTGACTCGCATACCTTTTTTCCCTCTCGTTTAATTTAGAGAAGTCTTTAAGTAGGCTTCTTACAGGAAAATGCAAGAGAATATCATATTTTGAGAAACGCTCATCAGATAATACGTCCTTGATGAGAGCGTACATTAAATTCTCACTGTCAAATCTTGATACTCTGCCGCTTTTAGAAATAATTTCTGCTCGTTTTTCCTCATATCCTTTGTAAAGACAATCAAACACTGAGTTCAAACTGCTTTGAACTACTGAAAAATTGTTATACTCGATATAACGGATTAAATCAGCTATGTTACTGTCTTTCTCGCTGTCGTTTCCATTTACAACCAATATGAGCTGTTCTATTGCACGTGAAACCGCTACATTTAGACGATTTGGATTGTCCGTGAAGTCGGAGATCTCATTATCAACTGTTGAAAGAATGATAATTTGGTTCTCTCTGCCTTGAAATTTATCGACGGTGTCTGCTTTTATCTTCGTTCCGTAAAATGCCTTTTGCAAAGCATCTGTTTGATTACGGTATGGCGTAACAATTCCTAAATCAACAGTTTCTAGGCGTTCCTTTGGGATAATTTCTTGTTCTATAGTGTCAATCTGCCTTTGGTTCATTCTTTCCCGTGCGTGGTTTCCCGGCGTGGTTTTATAAACGACGAGAGGGGCACGTTGGTCTATCTGTTCGGTAAGTACAATGAGTTCATTATTGTAAAATTTCTTGTTGCAAAATTCGATGATTTTTGGATGGCAACGATAGTGTTCTCTCAAAAGGGTCTTTGGCACCTCTGGAAAGCACTCCATGATTGAAGATAGTAAGCTATGATTTGAATATCGGTAAAATTCAGGGAGGTTAAATGAATCAAAAACCAAATCGGCTTTCTCCTTTGACACAGCATCAACTACATTGGGCAACTGCTTGAGATCGCCGACAATCACGGCTCGCTTGGCACAAGATAAAGCAAGTGCACCTGTTGCTAAGTCAACTTGTGAAGATTCATCAATGATTACATAATCGTAAGAAATACCGTCTGACAGGCTTTGTCTCAACGAGTATGTCGTACTCATAATTACAGGATAATCTTTGATGAATTCGGATGAATTGGAGCGGAGTTCACCGATTGAATATGTTTCTCTTTTCTTCGATTGTATCTTACATTCAATTCCGCCTTCAGAAGCTGCATAGAAAGATTAGTATATTCTTTCATTTTGCTACTGAAAGAGAATTTTGTGAGCGAATTTTCTAATACTCTCGCTCTTTTTTCTAATTCCGAAATTTTTGTAGGATAATACCGGGACTGGCAAATATGTATCATCTTTTCGAAAGAATAGGTGTAAAACAATCTATCTTTAATTCCATATTTTATTCGGAAAACAAATCGTTTAATTAGGCCAAACTTTTTCCCCTTTCTTGCTTGGTTCTCTATGGATACCCACAATGCAAGTAAAGCATTAGAGGTTATTCTTGGCTTAAAATACTTTACAGTTTCCTCTGTCTGACCTTGATAAGTGTTTAGAAAATGTTGATGTTCTGTTTTTATATTATCAAGTTCTTGATTTAATAAAGCCAGTTCGTTCTTTTTTGAAAGGTATCCTAGTAGCCGATGGAAAAGTTTTTGAGTATTTTCTTCTATTCTCGTTCTCTCTTCCTCCGATAGTTTATAATTTGAGAGATCGGGAACATCAGTTTGGCTTTCAATAAACTCTTTTCTATTTTGGGAATTGCCAAGTAATGCGGCGATAAAACCGATACCACTTTTTTCAAGCTTTTCGTAGGCATTTTTTGTCGCGGAGTTATTACTTGATACAACGGCAACACTCTTTCCATTCATAACTGCATTAGCGATAATGTTGAGTATAGTTTGAGTCTTCCCTGTTCCCGGGGGGCCTTCAATGACACTCAAAGGCCAGGAAAATGCTGTATTTACTGCGTTTTTCTGACTGATATTAAAACCGAAGGGAAAGACTTCAACAGGTTGGTGGTTGCTGTTCTCCGGGGGCATCTTCCCATTCAGATAGTTTGCAAGAATGCAGTCTTTAGCTATAAACGAAATTCGTTGGTAACTTCTTGCGAGTATATTGGCGCCCTCTTCCGTCTTCAGCCCTACGGTATCTGCAATCTTTTCTAGATAGCTAAAAATGTTAAACGCTTCGTCTTCACTTATTGCTGTCTTAACTATTTTTACTTTATCGGCATTGTATAAATATGGTTTATCACTATTCCTAAAAGCGATAACACATTTCTTGGCCTGATATGAATAAGAAACAACACGACCTGTTTCGTCTTTTCCGTTAATGTAAATCAGTTCTCTTTGTAGTGGCATTTGGATTCTAGCTCTGACAGTTTTTTTATTGAACAGCCTGCTTGATTAAACTCATTATATACTCCAAATTTTTAGTGTCAGAAACAATAATTTCATAATCACCATTTCCCCAATGGCCTATTGACGACACATCCCTTGCTAATCCTTTCGGATCGTCCAGAGTTCCTCTTTTTAGATTAATCCACATCTTGAGACTTGACCTAAGTATACAGATATCCGTAAAGATTTTACCGTTCTTTGTGAATCCTATTTCCATCTTTTTAGGCTTGATATCGACGCTACTATCCAAATTAAAAATAGATTGTTTGAAAGCTTGGTAAAGCTCATTCGTATCATCAGACTTGCCATTTAGGTGCTCATCCTCAGTATATACTTTAACTTGTTTAGCGACCTTCTCCAATTCAGAATTAACAGTATTTTGAATTGTTTTTACTGTGGGTGCTGATTTGGATTTTTTAACGGGATTAACCACGATAATATCGCCTTCGTATTGTTTGATTTGCCATAATTCAATTGGAAGATCTTTAAAATTAGATGCTTGTTTCTGGAAATCAGTAAATGAAGGTGACACAAAAATCACCTTCGATTGCGACCAGTCTACATCAACTCGTTTGAGGTTATCTTGTTGTGTCTCATTATACTCCACAATAAAATCGGCCTTGTACTCCAACATTAAATTCAGATAAGACACTCCTTGATCGACAACAGAGTAATTGCGTTCCCGCTTGTATTCAATAATCACAAAAGACTGACTATCTGTGTCGTACGCCAGCGTATCGATACGTTGTGCTTTAATCACGAATTCAGACTTTATCATTTTGAAGCCAGTTATCTCTTCGATATTAACTTCAAATAGTTTTTGGATGTCTTTCTCTAACTTAAAGGCTTTTTCTTTAAGGCTTATTAACTGGTTTTTGGTGCGCGTGAAAAGTTGCATCAAGCAAGATAATGAATTTGTAGAAACTTTTTACTTCAAGCAGTAGATCGATCCTTGTTACATTATCGCTCAAATTCAAATTTCGTTTTAATCAGCTCTTTATTATTTTTCACGAAGCTGCTGACAGTTAATCGATGCACACCGAGAATTCTACCGATGGCGCTGTATGACACCTTCTTTTCCAAAAGCTCCTTTATTTTCTTTTCCTGACCTGTAAGCTTTGTCTTCGAAGACTTGCTTCCTATAGGTCGACCAAGGATTACTCCTTCTGCTCTTTTTCTTGCTAGAGCTTCTTTCGTCCTTTGAGAAATAAGATTTCTTTCTATCTCAGCAGATAAACCAAAAGCGAAGGCAAGTACTTTAGAGTTTATATCACTTCCGAGTCTATAATTATCCTTTATTGTCCATACGTGAATATCTCGATTCATACATTCATTAAGCACACCCATAATCATCAATAGGTTTCTACCTAAACGCGACAGCTCAGAGCAAATCAAAATATCGTCTCGCTTCATTTTTTTTAATAATTTTCCCAGCTTTCGATCATCTACATTTTTTGAACCTGAGATAGTCTCTTCTATCCATTTGTTAACAACAATGCTATTCT from Pedobacter indicus carries:
- a CDS encoding cytidine/deoxycytidylate deaminase family protein produces the protein MSLNNFYSLRNSFLVLGLTGRTGGGGNEICEILKSKENPFYTDNFFIPNNLHVNEIQKFQICRNILIHSSNEWRKFTVIKYRDIVLLFFLEKLYNDIEKDFSKLTNAAVLAGFRALCDSEKIVSKRLGQDDESNKIVENIFLYFKKNVRILEKIVNLFRALRGRFSLDGLTNKELSDHTEYLNTLFFGEYAVFAKQLFELIDSFSPVIRQLFLQDVACNLRATGRVDYTGDNSDGQEANYIFTIASAIKNIIKINRKTHESTRIVIDSLKNSLEINFFRERYAGFYLIASNRDETEVDMYIKNKVEKLGFTSEKSQEIVKGIKGIDKAHYGISDFKKGDFTTPDVENCIQKADYYIYIASKCLIEPLEYNSEKFRYLSLELQILKFLALIYKPGIVTPSAIERSMQLAFSSKYNSGCISRQVGAVITDSNYSVKAIGWNEVPQGQTPCSLRNLKELVEEKRPNVYSEYEKEGGNYSGKSFKERVNEVLIDVYGEKKNFFNNLDGHNCPFCFKDFHNSFEGKENQVHTRSLHAEENAMLQISKFGGQPLNSGILFTTASPCELCSKKAFQLGIKKIFYIDPYPGISQDQILKAGNKIDSNPQLFMFQGAVGRGYFKLYEPYMSLKDETYIRTGIKPKMSEDKIFVNMKNQLLLKFPGNKSIESIVTYDELVTILERGLDKNE
- a CDS encoding AAA domain-containing protein translates to MECKIQSKKRETYSIGELRSNSSEFIKDYPVIMSTTYSLRQSLSDGISYDYVIIDESSQVDLATGALALSCAKRAVIVGDLKQLPNVVDAVSKEKADLVFDSFNLPEFYRYSNHSLLSSIMECFPEVPKTLLREHYRCHPKIIEFCNKKFYNNELIVLTEQIDQRAPLVVYKTTPGNHARERMNQRQIDTIEQEIIPKERLETVDLGIVTPYRNQTDALQKAFYGTKIKADTVDKFQGRENQIIILSTVDNEISDFTDNPNRLNVAVSRAIEQLILVVNGNDSEKDSNIADLIRYIEYNNFSVVQSSLNSVFDCLYKGYEEKRAEIISKSGRVSRFDSENLMYALIKDVLSDERFSKYDILLHFPVRSLLKDFSKLNEREKRYASHPLTHLDFLIYNKLGKSPVLAIEVDGFEYHRPGTQQAERDRIKDRVLEKYNLPLLRFATNGSNEKIKLMEKLSEVRS
- a CDS encoding AAA domain-containing protein, with translation MPLQRELIYINGKDETGRVVSYSYQAKKCVIAFRNSDKPYLYNADKVKIVKTAISEDEAFNIFSYLEKIADTVGLKTEEGANILARSYQRISFIAKDCILANYLNGKMPPENSNHQPVEVFPFGFNISQKNAVNTAFSWPLSVIEGPPGTGKTQTILNIIANAVMNGKSVAVVSSNNSATKNAYEKLEKSGIGFIAALLGNSQNRKEFIESQTDVPDLSNYKLSEEERTRIEENTQKLFHRLLGYLSKKNELALLNQELDNIKTEHQHFLNTYQGQTEETVKYFKPRITSNALLALWVSIENQARKGKKFGLIKRFVFRIKYGIKDRLFYTYSFEKMIHICQSRYYPTKISELEKRARVLENSLTKFSFSSKMKEYTNLSMQLLKAELNVRYNRRKEKHIQSVNSAPIHPNSSKIIL
- a CDS encoding DUF5655 domain-containing protein, yielding MQLFTRTKNQLISLKEKAFKLEKDIQKLFEVNIEEITGFKMIKSEFVIKAQRIDTLAYDTDSQSFVIIEYKRERNYSVVDQGVSYLNLMLEYKADFIVEYNETQQDNLKRVDVDWSQSKVIFVSPSFTDFQKQASNFKDLPIELWQIKQYEGDIIVVNPVKKSKSAPTVKTIQNTVNSELEKVAKQVKVYTEDEHLNGKSDDTNELYQAFKQSIFNLDSSVDIKPKKMEIGFTKNGKIFTDICILRSSLKMWINLKRGTLDDPKGLARDVSSIGHWGNGDYEIIVSDTKNLEYIMSLIKQAVQ
- a CDS encoding master DNA invertase Mpi family serine-type recombinase, producing MIYGYIRVSTDKQTVENQRFEISQFCGKNSIVVNKWIEETISGSKNVDDRKLGKLLKKMKRDDILICSELSRLGRNLLMIMGVLNECMNRDIHVWTIKDNYRLGSDINSKVLAFAFGLSAEIERNLISQRTKEALARKRAEGVILGRPIGSKSSKTKLTGQEKKIKELLEKKVSYSAIGRILGVHRLTVSSFVKNNKELIKTKFEFER